The Streptomyces griseiscabiei genomic sequence CTGCCCCGGTATTCCACCGTCTCCATCGAGGGGTGGAAGTAGAACGTCAGGAACGCCCCCGTGATGACGATGACGACGAAGCTGTAGAGACATATCTCCCCCAGCAGGAAGGACCAGTGGTCCGGGAAGGCCCGCCGGGTTCTCTCCTTGGCCGACCGGTGGACCCCACCCAGGCGTCCGTCGGCCCACGCGGCGAACCTTTCACCCCTTCCGCCCTTTCCTCCTTCTCCCCCTCCTCCGCCCTCTCCGCCTTTTCCTCTCTCTCCGCCTTCTCCGCCTTCTCCGTCTTTCCGCGCTTCCTCTTCGACCGGCCCGTCATCCATGTCCCCGCCGCCGTTCGTGAACCGTTCCGAGAGGCACGCGGCGTGTCAGCGCGCGGCGTTCGCTCTCCGTCGTGCCGCCCCAGACGCCTTCCACCCCGCCCGCCCGCAGGGCCCAGTCGAGGCAGCGCCGCGCGACGGGGCAGTGGCCGCAGACCGCCTTGGCCTCGTCGACCTGGACGAGCGTCGGACCGCTCACGCCGATGGGGAAGAAGAGATCGGGATCGACGCGCAGGCAGGCCGCCCGTTCGCGCCAGTGCAGGGCTTGGTCTCCGTGTTCTGCAGCCATGAGAGCGAACCTCCAGAGTCCGGCTGCCAGCTCAGACCGGGCAGCCGGCGCGGGTGTGACACCGGGCCGCGCTCCGGGCGGTTCACCTGGTCTGCGGGGCGCCCGTGAGCGGCCTTGTCACAGGCTCCGGGTGTGCCTGGTCCTACCGGAGAGAGGAAGGACCGCTGCATGGATCACGCCGAGGCGGTGCCGATCACGGAGCTGGTCGAGAGCGTCGGTATCCGCTGGATGCCGCCGACCGACGCGGTTGGCCAACACGGTTGGGACAGTGTGGCCTCTATACACACCGCGTATACACAGTGTGTATAGTCACGCCCATGCCACTCAGTAACACCTTTCTCGCGTGGATCCGTGACCTCGGTCTGGGCATACGTTTCGCCGCGGCCGGGGGCCGCGGCGGCTGGGCCAGGACTGCCCTCACCGCCACCGGGGTGGCGCTCGGCGTCGCACTGCTGCTGCTCGCCGCGTCCACACCGAACGTTCTGTCCGCCCGCGCCGAACGCGGCAACGCCCGTCAGCCGTCCAACGTCGCGTCGGGGACCTCGGTGCCGCGCTCGGACTCCTCCTTCGTGTGGGACTCGGGTGACACCGACTTCCGGTCCGACCGGGTCGGCGGCCTGCTGCTGCGGGCCGAAGGCTCCCGCGCCCCGGCCCCGCCCGGCGTCGCGGGCATCCCGGCACCGGGCGAGATGGTCGTCTCCCCGGCACTGCGGGAGCTGCTGGACTCGTCGGAGGGCGCGCTGCTCAAGGAGCGTCTGGACTACCGCGTCGTGGGCACCATCGCCCCCTCCGGTCTCCTCGACGCGAAGGAGCTGCGCTACTACGCGGGCACCGATCGCATCAGTGTCGCCGGCGGGTCCGTACGCGCCGAGCGCTTCGGGTACGTCCCCCGCCACGATTCCCTCGACGCCCTGCTGTACGTACTGGTGGTGACGGTGTGTGTGGTGCTGCTGGTGCCCGTCGGCATCTTCATCGCCACGGCGGTGCGCTTCGGGGGCGACCGCAGGGACCGGCGGCTGGCCGCGCTGCGGCTGATCGGCGCGGACCGGCGGACGGTGGCCAGGATCGCCGCCGGTGAGGCCCTCTTCGGCTCGGTCCTCGGGGTCGTCCTCGGCGCCGGGTTCTTCCTGGTGGCGCGTCAGGCGGCGGCGTATGTGCGGCTGTGGGACGTCGGTGCCCACCCCGGCGACATCGTCCCGCGCCCCGCTCTGGCCGTGCTCGTGGCCGTCGCCGTGCCGCTGGCCTCGGTGGTGGTGACGCTCTCCGCGATGCGCTCGGTGTCCGTGGAGCCGCTCGGGGTGGTCCGCAGCGCCCGCCCGCGCCGCAGGCGCCTGGGGTGGCGGCTGGTGCCGCCGGTGCTGGGCCTGGCGATCCTGCTGCTCTCCGAGCGAGTCACCTCGAAGTCCCAGGAGATCGGTACGATCCCCGTCGCCGCCGGGGTGACCCTGGTCCTGGTGGGCCTGGCGGGGCTGCTGCCCTGGCTGGTCGAGGCGGCCGTGGCCGGGCTGCGGGGCGGTCCCGTGCCGTGGCAACTGGCCGTGCGCCGACTGCAGTTGTCGAGCGGGGCGGCCTCCCGTGCGGTCAGCGGCATCATGGTGGCCACGGCGGGCGCGATCGTGCTGCAGCTGATGTTCGGCGCGATGCAGCAGAGCTTCATGAACCCCTCCGGCGGCGGATCCGGCGGCGCGGGCACCGGTGCCGCCCGGACGCCGGACGTGACCCTCGTGTCGGCGAACGGGGTCGCCGCCACCACCGCGCGGCTGGAGGAGGGGCTGCGCCGTACGCCCGGTGTGACGGCGGCGTTCGCGTACACCGAGGCGTACGCGACGGCCGCCGCGCGGGCGGTGACGTCGCTGACCGTCGGCGACTGCGCCCAGCTGCGGAAGATGGCCCGCCTGCCCTCGTGCCGCGACGGTGACACCTTCGTCGCGCACAACCCCGGTGACACCGTGGGCAGTCGACGGGTCGACGAGGCGGCCAGGCCCGGCCGGGCGGTCACCCTCGACGACCACGGCTCCGGAGCGGCGCGCACCGTCCGCTGGACGCTGCCGCAGGACAGTCCCGTCGTCCCCACCGTGCCCGACCCACTGGGTGAGCGGCACGACGGGATTCTCGCCACCCCGGGCGCGCTGCCGGACGGTCCCCTGCCGGGGGCCTTCACCTGGGCCGGTGTGTTCACGGATCCCCGTGTCACCGACGGGGCGGACGAGATCCGCAACACGGCCGCCGAGGTCGACCCGACGCTGACGGTGCGGGAGCGGCAGAACCGGCAGCGCGACAAGGACTACGAGTCCGTCCAGACCGGTCCGCTGGTCGGCGGCACGCTGATGCTGGTCCTCGTCGCGGCGAGCATGCTGGTCTCGCAGATCGAGCAACTCCGGGAACGCAGAAACCTGTTGTCGGTCCTGGTGGCGTTCGGCACCCGGCGCTCCACGCTGGCCTGGTCGGTGCTCTGGCAGACGGCCGTCCCCGTCGTCCTCAGCACGCTGCTCGCCTCCGCCGGCGGCCTGGCGCTGGGCCAGGTGATGCTCGGCATGCTGGGGAAGGAGACCGGGGACCGGTGGGTCTTCCTGCCCTACGCGGGGGTCGGCGGCGTACTGGTCCTGCTCGTCACCCTGCTGAGCCTGCCGGCGCTGTGGCGGATGATGCGCCCGGAGGGCCTGCGCACCGAGTGACGACGAGCCCTCCCGACACACCGTGTGTCCATCGAGGCCCTCTTCGGGCCGTCCCGGGGCGCCAGATGGTTCCCACTGTGCCACCACTGTCACAAAAGCTCTTTCCGCTCGGTCCTGTGGGGCAGACGCGAGGGGAGCATCCGTGACTTTCAGCGAGGACCGGGGGCCGACGGTTCCCGGGCCGTCCCCCACGACGGCAGATCTCGACGACGCGTTGTCCGTCTTCGTCCGGCACCGCAGGCGTCTGTTCGGCATCGCCTACCGCGTCCTCGGCAGTGTGGTCGAGGCCGAGGACGTGGTCCAGGAGGTGTGGCTGCGCTGGCAGCGGACCGACCGCTCCGTGGTGATCAGCCCCGTCGCCTTCCTCTCCAGCACGACGACCCGGCTGGCCATCAATGTCGCGCAGTCCGCGCGGGTGCGCCGGGAGACCTACATCGGGCCGTGGCTGCCCGAGCCCGTCGACACCGGCTCCGACCCGGAGTTGGGCGCCCAGCGCGCGGAGGCCCTCGAGATGGCCGTGCTGCTGGTGCTGGAGAGACTCAACCCCACGGAACGCGCCGCCTATGTACTGCGTGAGGCGTTCGACTACGCCTATCCGGAGATCGCCGAGATCCTGCGCCTCAGCCTGGTCAACGTACGGAAGATCGTCAGCCGTGCGCGCAGACATCTGTCGCAGGGGCGGCGCGCGAGCGTGGACACGGCCGAACACCGCCGTCTGCTCAGTGTGTTTGTCGCGGCGGCGCGGACCGGGGACGTGGCGTCGCTGGAGGCCCTGCTCACCCCAGACACCGTCAGCCTGTCCGACGGCAACGGTATGCGGGGGTGCGCCCGCATCGCCGTACGGGGCCGGGCGCGGGTGGCCAGGATGGTGACCTACACCAGACTCTGGCGGGACGCGGAGCCACGGTTCGTCGACGCCAACGGCGGTACGGGCGTGCTGATCAGCCGGGCCGGGGCACCCGTCGCGTTCCTGACGCTCGCCGCGTCGGCCGAGGGCGTCCACCAGCTGATGTGGGTGTTCAGCCCGGACAAGATCGCCGCGTTCCTCGGTTCCGGTACCCGCTCCTCGGGCCCCCACCATGTGTCCGACGGCTGCCTATGATTGGGGGGAGTCGCGGATCTCGGCTCGGTGCAGCGGGCCCTCGGCGTCCTCCAGCCCCTCCTGCTCGACCACCCGGCCCCGGCCGCCGCACCGCGGACCGACCACACGACCGCCGACCACACGACCACCGAGCCCGCGTCAACGCCCGCGCCAGCGCCAGCGCCCGCGGACGACGACATCGACACCGGCCCCAGCGGCGGGGCGGGCACCGGCACCGACGACACCGGGACCGCCGCCCAGGGGCAGAAGTCGTACGGCAGGCTCACCGAGCAGATCATGGAGTACTTCGCGGGTGTCGGCGACGCCGAGGTCCGGGCCCGTGATGTCGCCGCGGCTCTGGGCCGTGACACCGACAGCGGCAGCATCAACGGGGTGCGCAGCACCCTCGACCGGCTGGTCGGCACCGCGCGGGTGCGACGGGCCGGCCGGGGTCTGTACCGCGCCGGGCGTCCGTGACCGCACACGGTGTCAGTGCACCGACGCCACGATCACCACGCACAGTCCGGCCATGGCGACGGTGATCAGCGTCATGGCGATCATGGTGCCCCTCAGCCAGCGCCCGAGACGGACGCGGTGCTGTGCGTGCGCCGCGGCGACGCTGTCGGTGATGTGGTCCGTCACCATCCGGGCCACATAGGTCTGTTCGTCGAGGTACCAGCGCTCGATGTCGTTCCTCTGCTCCGGTGTCAGACCGGGTTCCCGGGCGACGAAGGCCGCCACCCGCTGCTGGGCCGCGTGCAGATGACCCTCCCGGTAGAGCAGTGCCTCGATGTCGGTCAGGCCGCGCGCGGCCTCTTCACTCGCGTCCATGGCGGGCTCCTGAGACGGGGGCGGTGCGCGGACCGGCGCTCGTGACGAAGGCGTCCCGCGGGTGCTGGACGGAGGCGAGGGAGACGAGGTCCCGGCCGAACAGGGCCGCGGTGAGCCAGACGGTGAGCACCCGGATCTTGCGCTCCCAGGTGGGCACGGCCAGGACGTGGTAGCCGCGGTGCATCAGCCAGGCCGGGAAGCCCTTGACGACCAGGTTCCGGTACTGGAAGATGCCGCGCCCCAGCCCGAGTGTCGCGACCACCCCCAGGCTGCCGTGGCGGTAGTCGCGGAGCTCGCGCCCGCGCAGCCCGGCGACGATGTTCTTGGCGAGGCGCCTGCCCTGGCGTACGGCGTGCTGGGCGTTCGGCACCGTCCGTGCCCCGGGGATCGGCAGCGCCAGGTCGGGGACGGCCGCGTCGTCCCCGGCCGCCCAGGCGTCGGCCACCGGCTCGCTCGCGGTGCCCACACGGAGGTCGGGCCGGACCACCAGCAGGCCCCGCTCGTCCACCGGGAGGTCCGTGTGGTTGTGCACGACCGGGTTGGAGGCGTTGCCGGCGGTCCAGACGATCAGTTCGGAGTCGAACTCCTCTCCGGTGGAGAGCACGACGTGTCCGTCCACGGCGGAGACGAGCTGGGTGCCGAGGTGCACCCGCGCGCCCCGGCGTTCCAGGGAGCGGACCACCCACGCCCCCGGTCCGTCGCCCACCTCGGGCAGGATGCGGTCCCGGGCCTCGACCAGATGGAACGACAGGTCCTGCGGGCCGAGTTCGGGGTAGTACCTGAGCATCGCGGTCGCCAGCGACAGCAGTTCACCGAAGCCCTCGACCCCGGAGAACCCGCCGCCGACGAAGGTGACGGTGAGCAGCTTCCGCCGGGCGGCGCCGGGCGGCAGGGACGCCGCCTGGTCGAACGCGGTCAGCAGCCGGTCGCGGATGGCGACGGCCTCCTCCACGTGCTTCAGACCGATGGCCCGCTCCGCGACCCCGGGGACGGAGAAGGTGCGGGTCACGGCGCCGGCGGTGACGACGAGGATGTCGTAGCGCAGTTCGTGGTCGTCTCCGTCCGCCGGGCGGACCGTGACCGTCCGGTCCCGGTGCCGGATCTCCGTCACGCTTCCCGCGACCAGCCGGGTCCTTCGCAGATGACGGCGCAGCGACACGGCGGCGTGGCGGGCCTCGACCGAACCGGCCGTGACCTCCGGCAGGAAGGGCTGGTACGTCATGTACGGGCGCGGGTCGACGACCGTCACCCTGGCCTCGTCCGGCCGCAGCGACTTCTCCAGGCCCCACGCGGTGTAGAAGCCCGCGTAGCCACCGCCGACGATCAGGATCTCGCGCATGATTCCCTCTGCTTCTCGTCCCGTTCAGCTGGACAGGTCGGTGTGTGACGGTGTGACAACGGTGTTTCTGTCTCGCTCCTAAGACCGTTCCGGCGGCGCGGATGTGACATGTGGTCGGCAGCGGGGCCGGACGTGGCGATGTTGTCGTGGTCTTGTCAGATCTCTTGTAAAGGTCCGGACCAATTGCTATTCCCTTCTGTTAGGAAAGTTTCCTACCAGTTAGCGAGGAGTCCCCCATGAGACCGGCACGATCCGTTCCGCTCGTCGCCGTGCTGCTCCTTCTCGGCCTCGTCCTGATCCCGGGCACCGCACAGGCCGGACCCACGGCCCCCGCGGCGGTCACCCCCGTCGCCGCCAACGGCCAGCTCAAGGTCTGCGGCACCAAGCTCTGCAACCAGC encodes the following:
- a CDS encoding WhiB family transcriptional regulator; this encodes MAAEHGDQALHWRERAACLRVDPDLFFPIGVSGPTLVQVDEAKAVCGHCPVARRCLDWALRAGGVEGVWGGTTESERRALTRRVPLGTVHERRRGHG
- a CDS encoding ABC transporter permease, which translates into the protein MPLSNTFLAWIRDLGLGIRFAAAGGRGGWARTALTATGVALGVALLLLAASTPNVLSARAERGNARQPSNVASGTSVPRSDSSFVWDSGDTDFRSDRVGGLLLRAEGSRAPAPPGVAGIPAPGEMVVSPALRELLDSSEGALLKERLDYRVVGTIAPSGLLDAKELRYYAGTDRISVAGGSVRAERFGYVPRHDSLDALLYVLVVTVCVVLLVPVGIFIATAVRFGGDRRDRRLAALRLIGADRRTVARIAAGEALFGSVLGVVLGAGFFLVARQAAAYVRLWDVGAHPGDIVPRPALAVLVAVAVPLASVVVTLSAMRSVSVEPLGVVRSARPRRRRLGWRLVPPVLGLAILLLSERVTSKSQEIGTIPVAAGVTLVLVGLAGLLPWLVEAAVAGLRGGPVPWQLAVRRLQLSSGAASRAVSGIMVATAGAIVLQLMFGAMQQSFMNPSGGGSGGAGTGAARTPDVTLVSANGVAATTARLEEGLRRTPGVTAAFAYTEAYATAAARAVTSLTVGDCAQLRKMARLPSCRDGDTFVAHNPGDTVGSRRVDEAARPGRAVTLDDHGSGAARTVRWTLPQDSPVVPTVPDPLGERHDGILATPGALPDGPLPGAFTWAGVFTDPRVTDGADEIRNTAAEVDPTLTVRERQNRQRDKDYESVQTGPLVGGTLMLVLVAASMLVSQIEQLRERRNLLSVLVAFGTRRSTLAWSVLWQTAVPVVLSTLLASAGGLALGQVMLGMLGKETGDRWVFLPYAGVGGVLVLLVTLLSLPALWRMMRPEGLRTE
- a CDS encoding sigma-70 family RNA polymerase sigma factor — encoded protein: MTFSEDRGPTVPGPSPTTADLDDALSVFVRHRRRLFGIAYRVLGSVVEAEDVVQEVWLRWQRTDRSVVISPVAFLSSTTTRLAINVAQSARVRRETYIGPWLPEPVDTGSDPELGAQRAEALEMAVLLVLERLNPTERAAYVLREAFDYAYPEIAEILRLSLVNVRKIVSRARRHLSQGRRASVDTAEHRRLLSVFVAAARTGDVASLEALLTPDTVSLSDGNGMRGCARIAVRGRARVARMVTYTRLWRDAEPRFVDANGGTGVLISRAGAPVAFLTLAASAEGVHQLMWVFSPDKIAAFLGSGTRSSGPHHVSDGCL
- a CDS encoding NAD(P)/FAD-dependent oxidoreductase, with product MREILIVGGGYAGFYTAWGLEKSLRPDEARVTVVDPRPYMTYQPFLPEVTAGSVEARHAAVSLRRHLRRTRLVAGSVTEIRHRDRTVTVRPADGDDHELRYDILVVTAGAVTRTFSVPGVAERAIGLKHVEEAVAIRDRLLTAFDQAASLPPGAARRKLLTVTFVGGGFSGVEGFGELLSLATAMLRYYPELGPQDLSFHLVEARDRILPEVGDGPGAWVVRSLERRGARVHLGTQLVSAVDGHVVLSTGEEFDSELIVWTAGNASNPVVHNHTDLPVDERGLLVVRPDLRVGTASEPVADAWAAGDDAAVPDLALPIPGARTVPNAQHAVRQGRRLAKNIVAGLRGRELRDYRHGSLGVVATLGLGRGIFQYRNLVVKGFPAWLMHRGYHVLAVPTWERKIRVLTVWLTAALFGRDLVSLASVQHPRDAFVTSAGPRTAPVSGARHGRE